A window of Miscanthus floridulus cultivar M001 chromosome 12, ASM1932011v1, whole genome shotgun sequence genomic DNA:
GCTGAACTAGCTCCCAAGCAacaaaagcacccctctccttcctcccctgctctaatcttcgattcccttaggttttgagtgaaaggagagtggattaagtgagagcatcactttggaaagcttgagcacttgatttcttcatcaagccaggttgattttgcgtctattactcttggggctttgcccctagccggctaggcgttgccctagagcttccatcttgtggaagagccttgggaagtttgtatcaccctttgatttcttagtggaaagctcaagtgacctttgtggtcactttgagagaggcaaggaggtggaaaagactccgaccttagtggtcacctcaacaacgaggacgtaggagctcctttgtggggttgctgaacctcgggataaatccttgtgtcccacgtgcttgttgttgttgttgtgattgcttgagattacttgagattacttgtatgtgtttgtctctttgtctccaaaatccccattttagggtttggtctCGATCTACCGTTTGGAggctttacggcgtcaagggagtgacccaacatcttcaccaaaccacagggaagtgaggttgtaagattatttatccgcaaagttaaatttggcactgcttttctAGTTCAcataggcgtcggaactgctgacgtttgcgtcggaacttctgacaacgtcgggagttccgacccaaatgtcgggacttccgatagtggctgacagatttgaacttagcatttatagtaaatttttagatacgcctattcacccccccctctaggcattgttagatcctttcagccTTCCCTGTCATCCATCATGCAAGGGCAAGGGTCGCTGCGCCACCACCTTTGGCCGCGATGCATACACCGTCGCCACTGCCTCATCTACCGCTGGAACCGGAGGGCCCTGCTGTTCCACGCTACCATAAGCTGTCCTTCCCAACCTATGATGGCAAGGCGAACCCGCTCGGCTGGTTGCTCAAGTGTGAGCAGTTTTTCCATGGCCAGTAGACTCGCCACGCTGATTGGGTCTAGCTTGCATCCTACCACCTCACCGCCATGGCTCAGATGTGGTCCACCATCCTAGAACGTGACGCTGGTAGGCCCGAGTGGGAAGGGTTCAAGCACCTTTGTCATCAGCGCTTCGGACCTCCGCTCAGTATCAATCACCTGGCAGACCTGGCACGCCTACCCTTCACGTCCTCAGTCGATGCGTTCCAAGCGCGTATGGCACACGCCGGCCACCTCTCGTCGTACCAGCAGGCGTAGCTATTCATCGGTGGCCTTTCGGACCACATCCACGTCGACGTCGAGCTCCATGACCCGTAAGATCTCCAGCGTGCCATGCGGCTGGCACGCGCGTATGAGCGATGGAATGCTCCTACCCCACTTGCCTTGCCAGCGCCACTGGCTCGACCGCCTCGACGCAACGCGAGTGCTACACCAGCACTGACCACGCCGGTGGGTTCCTAGGGGACTTCGGCATTAGCTTCATCTACGTAGACAGCCACAACACGCCCCTTCAAGCGGCTATCACCTGAGGAGATGGCCAAACGCTGCAAGCAGGGGCTCTACTATAACTGTGATTAGCAATACGTTCGCGGCCATAAGTGTGCCCGACTCTTTTATCTGGAGGCGTCTAACTACATCGTCGAGGAACCAAACGACGTCGATGATGCGCCAGAAGCACCTACAGCAGCAGACCCATCGTCGTTCAACCCCGATGCCCCCATGATCTCGCTCAACACCATTACTGGCATCCAGTACAGAAGGACACTGTGCAGCTCTACATACAGATTGACAATGAGcagtttgttgctgctcttgGATTCAGGGGTCCATGCACAATTTTGTGCGCGGATGATGTCGCCCGACACGTTGGCCTTCAGTTCCACCCCTGCATGGGCGCCTGGGTTCATCGTCGCCTAATGGTGACCACGTGGCCTGTCGTGGCCTCAGTGAAGGACGTCGCCATTCGCATCGCCGACGAACAGTTCTCCATCGACTGCTACTCCATCCCTGATTGATGGCTACGACATGGTCCTCGACGTCACTTTTCTGAGGATGTTGGGGCCCATCCTCTAGGCACTTCGATGACTTGTGCATGGTGTTCTCACACGGAGGCTGCCGTGTGCACTTCACCAAGATGGGCCAGGCTTTGATGGAGCTCTTACTGTAGTCCTTCGAGGACCTCTTCGCTAGGCCCCAAGGCTTGCCACGGGTCCAGTTCGTGTGATCACAGAATACATCTGCACCCCAACACGGCGCCGGTAGCAGTCCGCCCCTACCGGTATCCACAGCTACAGAAAAGAGGAGCTCGAGTCCTAATGTGTTGCTATGTTGTCCCAGGGCATCATCCGGCCAAGTACGTCGGCGTTCTTAGTGCCGGTGCTACTGGTCAAGAAGCCGGACTCCTCCTGACGCTTTTGTGTGGATTATCGCGCCCTCAACTGACCGCACAGTCAAGGACAAATTCCCCTATTCCAGTGGTAGAGGATGAACTCAAAGGCGCCAAATTTTTCATCAAGTTGGAtctccgttcgggctaccatcaAGTCCGGATGCATGCTAATGACAACGAGAAGACGACCTTCCGCAAGCATCAGGGGCACTTTGAGTTTTTGGTCATGTCGTTTGGCCTCACTAACGCATCGGTGACATTCTAGAGCCTCATGAACACGGTCCTTCAGCCATACCTACATAAGTTCATGTTGGTTTTCTTCGATGACATATTAATCTACAGCCTTTCGTGGACATCGCACCTCCAGCATGTCAAGGCCGTCCTCACAGCGTTGCGCGAACAGCAGCTACGCATCAAACGCAGCCAGTGTTCGTTCGCCATGTCCTCCGTCGCGTACCTAGGCCACATCATTTTTCGTGGATAGAGTGGCCATGGACCAGTCCAAGGTGGAAGCAGTGACGTCGTGGCCACAGCCGTGCTCAGCGCGGGGTCTCCGTGGCTTCCTTGGCTTGGCGGGCTACTACCGCCACTTCATCAAGAACTTCAGTGCCATCGCTGCACCCCTCACGCAGCTCCTACGTAAGGACTGCTTTTCTGTGGTCAGAGGAGGCTGAGGCGGCGTTCAAGGCGCTGAAAACAAGCGCTAGCTGCGGCTCCGGTTCGCCAACTGCTGGACTTCAAGCTACCCTTCACGATGGACTGCGATGCCTCCGGGTCGGGTTTTGGTGTTGTGCTGCACCAGGGCACGGGCGCCATCGCGTTCTTCAGCAGACCATTCTCGCCAAGGCAGATGAAGCTAGCTACGTACAAGCGGGAACTAATTGGTTTGGTGTAGGTTGTTCGTCACTAGGAGGCCCTATCTATGGGGGTGTCGCTTCAGTCGTGCGCACCGATCACTATGCGCTCAAgttcctcctcgaccagcgcctctCCACCCTGCCTCAACACCAGTGGGTCTCCAAGCTGTTCAGGCTACTGACTTCGCCGTCGAGTTTTGGCCTAGGGCGCCTCAACGTGGTTGCAGACGCGCTGTCCCGGCGTGACGAGGCTGTTGATCATCTCCACGCCCTGTCAGGACCATCCTTTGACCTCTTCGACAACCTCCGCTGCGAGCTCAATGAGGACACAGGCGCTGCGCGCGCTGTGGGACTCGGTCGCCGCTGAACACGGCGCCCCTTGGCGCGTTGTGGATGGCCTCATTCTTCACGGCGTCCGCGTCTTCAGTGTCGACGTAGTTGGCGCTGCTGCCCACCGTGCTGGATCTTGCCCACTCGGTTGGGCATGAGGGCGTTCAGAAGACCCTGCACCGTCTGCACGCCTAGTTCTACATCAAGGGCTATCGTGCACTGGTGCGCGACTTTGTGCACGCCTATGCCGTCTACCAGAAGAACAAGGTGGACTCCCTTCGGCCGGCAGGGCTGCTGCAGCCCCTGGAGGTGCCATCATAGGTGTGGTCCGACATCTCGCTCGACTTCATCGAAGGTCTGCCGTGTGTTAATGGCAAGAGCGTCATCTTGACTGTGGTGGATCGCTTCTCCAAGCACACGCACTTTATAGCGCTCAGTCATCCGTATACAGCGGCGTCGGTCGCCAAGGCATTCTTCGAGGCCATCGTTCGCCTACACGGGTTCCCCAACTCCATTGTCAGCGACAGGGATCCCGTGTTCACTGGCAATGTTTGGCGGGATCTGTTCAAGTTGGCGAGGGTCAAACTCCACCTCAGTACGGCGTTCCACCCGCAAACTGACGGCCAGTCAGAAGCAGCGAACAAGACCATTGCCATGTATTTATGTTGCATCACCGGCGACCACCCCCGTGCTTGGTTGGAGTGGCTGCCCTGGGCAGAGTACTGCTACAACACGTCCTACCACACTGCCTTGCGGACTTCGCGCATTTCAGGTTGTTTATGGAAGGCCTCCGTCTGCCCTAATTCCCTATACTGCAGGCACAGCGCGCACCGACACCGTCGATGCGCTTCTCCAGGATCGCGACGCCTTCTTGGCTGAGGTGCGCGAACACCTTCTTCAGGCCCAGGAATATGCCAAGCGCTACTACGACGGCCACCATCGCCCCCTGGAGTTTGTAGTGGGCGATTGGGTGTGGCTACGCATCCTCCATCGACCGGTGCAGTCGCTGCTGCCGGGACCGCGGGGCAAGCTGAGCCCGTAGTTCGCCGGCCCGTTCCAGGTGACAGAGCACATTGACGACGTCGCATACCGTCTGTTGTTGCCAGAAGGAGCGCGCATCCACAATGTCTTTCATGTTGGCGTCCTCAAGCCGTTCTGGGGGACTCCTCCAACAACGCTCCTGGCCCTTCCTCCACTGCGCCACGATCGTCGGCTCCAGCAGCCAGCCCGTGCTCTACGTGTCCAGCTTCGTCGGGGCACTTGGCATGTCTTGATCCAGTGGGCAGACTTACCTGAAGCCGACGCCACCTAGGAGCCGCTTGAAGAATTCCACGCTGAGTTCCCTGCCTTCTAGCTCGAGGACAAGCTGTTCGTCGAGGGGGGGGAGTGATGTTATGGTGGGAAAAGTGTACCGACGCCGTAACAAGAAGAGTGGCTGAGCAAGTCATGTGGAGGCATGCACCAGAGTGCGGTCACCAGGGTCCAGGCGTGGGAGCCACTTTGGCTTCAGCCGATTCAGTAGGAGTCAGTTATCAGTATTGCTATTTTGGTCGGAGTTTGTTAAGTCGAGTTTGTTAGCCCTTAGATTTAGGAGAGATTTGTTATTGAGTTAGTATAAGTGTCAAACATTCTGAAGTAATAGATTTTTAGCCTGGGATTGAGTTTATCTCCCCTTGGGCCCCCAGGCGTTACTGTTCACATCTTCCTGTTGTCGCCGAGTTCTCAGCCAGGCGCCTAGCACGGCGCCGCCAGTTCGTCGCCGGGGTTTCAAGCCCAGGCCTCCCCTCTCGCACTCCTACGCCCTCAGATCCTTAAGCTCCAATAggctgactaaagtttagtcattggttttagtagctaaattttagtcaccggaaacaaacagggccttaggTGGCATACAGTTCCATGCTTTGTTCGGGAAGAAATGCCGTGGGTGCATTCTACACAGCCGGCGAGTTTTTCATGATCAGAACATCAAGTTCAGAGTAGTTGGACGATAGACACGGGTCAGCCTGATACTGTACATTACTCGTTCGTTCAAGAGAAACTGTTGAAAGCGTTCTGAATCCCGAGGAAAGTCATGGCATGATGATTAGTCCTATCCTAGTTTAGATTTGTAAGAGGTGACATTCGAATAAAAGGGATCACATAACATCATAAGAATAACCAAACAATGTGCACCCGGAGACGAAAATGATCCCAATACTGTACTTTCTATTTACCCACTTTGCACAACGTCTGTTTTTTTATATGTCAAAATCTGTGCTGGGTTTCCCTCTTATATCTTAACAAGGAGATGACATCTCCATTATGTGAACTATCCCCCCCAAAATGAATACCCAAAAGGAAAACAGAAAATAAACTCCACCAGATTCACAGGGCAAATGGTGAGGCAGTCACAAGATTTGCCGATCATGTCAATAATCATTCTAACTCTTTTATTCCACGTTATTGCTATTGTTTGCTGTCCTCCAGAGTCCAGTATGTCTTCACAACAAGGAGGAGCTTCTCGCGGACGAGCGGACCATCTTCGTGATCCACGATCTGGCTATTCCATCTCATCCCGTCTGTGATGCTCTTTATCTTCACTAACATGTCCACGTCATCTCTGATGATGACCGTGCCCTCTGGCCTCAGAATTCTGTCCATTTCGAGCAGAATGTTCTCCGCCTCACATCTTGCAAAGCAGAGGATGAATTGTCAGTCTTTAACTGAGGTAGTAAAACGTTATCTTGAAAAATGAATTGCAGCAATGACAATTGATAGTTCCTAGATTAAAAGTTCATGGGAGATTCCTCAAAAGAAAAAGTTCGTGGGAATAGATTTACATAAAACAAATTTTGCTATTAAATTATGGCAGGAcaatttttgctaaaagagaTAGAGAACAAGAGCAGAAACAACTAGCTAATTAGGACAGTCTACATTTCTGCAGTACCAGACTGAATTCTAAAGCAACAGTATGTTTTTACCTGCCATTGTACAGTGTGAACACTGAATCTGCATGAATGAGGTCGTAGGTCCGGGGATACGTGGACATGCCCTCACACCTGCAGTGAATTCAGATAGAGATTTCAGGTCAGGCAAGGACGAATGTAACCGTCTAACACGGAGGAGCCATGTTTGCAGTACGAATATGTACCAGTCCTGGTAGCTCCCAACGAGGCCACGCTCGTATATTATGCCAAGGGTTGTTGAGTTCCCCACAGTAGGGACCATGTTCATGACCCACAAGGGGTCATTAACCAATGCCGCAGCAAAgccgccaaactttgcattcataTCGAGTAAGTTGCGGTACCGGCCTTTCTGGCCGAGTTGAGCAATCACGGACTTGTAGTGCCCAACTCTCTTCTTCCATAACTCGGTATCTTCCACAAACATCTCTGCCGTGACCCCCTCGATGCTGCCACTGGCAATCCTGGGCGGCACTGCAGTGAGCCTCTCCGGCCATTTCTTCAACGCGCCGCCGGCAACCTCCTTTAAGTCACTGACCTCTGGGAGTGGAGTTATACAAGCCTCCATCTTGTCATACCTAAAATCAATCACATGAATATGGTTAGTGATTTACCATAGAGTACCATGAGTTGAACTGAAAATGGTTAGCATGGTGCTGCACGTACCAGGCAGCATCTGGGTTTTGGTTAGAGCAGAAGGGTGGGGACTTGATAACTTTGTGGATGGCCTTGCAATGAATGTGGTTAGTAGGCTTCTGCCAGATAGCTATGTCGCCCTCCTCCTTGATCTTCTTCCAGCAGAGGCTCTTGGTAACTGACTCAATGGCTTTCTGCTCTGCATCCAGGTCTTCTTTAGTCCTGTCCCACCCCTTCCAGTGTTTCTTCCAGTTGATTGGTGGTCCAGACAAAATCCAATAACCTCCAGGCCGCAGGATACGATCAACCTCTATCAAGTAAAGCCCATCTTCACATACATGGGAGCATGAAGCGATGAGTAATCAGCTGAAGATACTGAATGCTTGTAGCATTGGGGGTATAGTAATTCAACATACCGTAAAGCTGCCACGGGACGAGGCAACGAGAGCAGTGCGCCATGTCAAAGGAACGTGCCGGATAGGTGAGCCGATTGGAGGCGAGGACTCCAATCATCGCCGGCACACCACGCTCTAGTGC
This region includes:
- the LOC136497075 gene encoding probable methyltransferase PMT15, with the translated sequence MAVGATATKLHLSSAAAAARRPSLLHLAAVAVLCSVSYLLGIWHHGGFSAGPAAGGDVSSSVSIATAVSCATPALTAASSSPPAGPLDFAAHHTAEGMEAEAALRQRSYEACPAKYSEYTPCEDVERSLRFPRDRLVYRERHCPADGERLRCLVPAPKGYRNPFPWPASRDVAWFANVPHKELSVEKAVQNWIRVDGDRFRFPGGGTMFPRGAGAYIDDIGKLIPLHDGSIRTALDTGCGVASWGAYLLSRNILAMSFAPRDSHEAQVQFALERGVPAMIGVLASNRLTYPARSFDMAHCSRCLVPWQLYDGLYLIEVDRILRPGGYWILSGPPINWKKHWKGWDRTKEDLDAEQKAIESVTKSLCWKKIKEEGDIAIWQKPTNHIHCKAIHKVIKSPPFCSNQNPDAAWYDKMEACITPLPEVSDLKEVAGGALKKWPERLTAVPPRIASGSIEGVTAEMFVEDTELWKKRVGHYKSVIAQLGQKGRYRNLLDMNAKFGGFAAALVNDPLWVMNMVPTVGNSTTLGIIYERGLVGSYQDWCEGMSTYPRTYDLIHADSVFTLYNGRCEAENILLEMDRILRPEGTVIIRDDVDMLVKIKSITDGMRWNSQIVDHEDGPLVREKLLLVVKTYWTLEDSKQ